TATGGATACAAGACTTACAGAGCTACTACCAAAGGCTCTAAACTTAAGAAATGGAGATGCCAAGCTTATAAAAAATGCTGGTGGAACAATTATACACCCTTTTGGAAGTGCTATGAGAAGTCTACTAATATGTGTTTATGAGTTTGATATAAAGGAGATATTTATAGTAGGTCACTATGATTGTGGTGTAAGTAGTATGGATACAGACAAAATAATCAAAAAGATGATTGAGAAAGGTGTAGAATTAAAGACATTAGATACACTTTTACGTGCTGGAATAAAGGTAAAGAAATGGTTACATGGATTTGATTGTGTAGAGGAATCAGTTAGAGAGAGTGTGGCAAAGGTAAAGGAACACCCTCTTATGCCTAGTAACGTAGCAATTCATGGGCTGATTATGGATCCAGAGACTGGAAGATTAGATGTAGTAATAGATGGATTTAAAGAGTTAAAAGATTAAGGAGAGATGATGATACAACTTTTTCTAAAAGGAATTATAATAGGAATAGCTAATATTATGCCAGGAGTTTCAGGTGGAACTTTGGCTGTTATTTTGGGAGTATATGATAGATTGACAGAGGCAATAGGGAATTTTCCTACTGCTCCTACCAAGAAGAAGATAGAGTATGCTAAGTTCTTACTTCAAATAGGAGTAGGTGCTGTTGTTGGTGTGGTGTTATTTGCTAGGATAATAGAGTTTTGTTTTACAAATTATCCAAGATTGACAGCTGGGGGATTCAGTCTACTTATTATTCCCTCTATTCCATATATAATAAAGGGGGAAGACAAGAGAGCTAAAAAGAATATAGTTGCTTTTATTCTTGGGGCTATCTTGACTTTATGTTTTGTCTATGCTGATTATAAGTTTGGAAAAGATGGTGGGAGTAGAGAGCTAGTAACTGTTGTTACAACAGCCTATGCAATAAAGCTATTTGTCTGTGGTGGAGTGGCAGCAGGAGCTATGATTATTCCTGGAATATCAGGTTCACTGTTACTTCTTATGTTGGGTGAGTACTATAATATATTGGGATTTATCAATAAGTTTTTCTCAAACCTAATAAATATTACAAGTTACTCTTCAATAGGTGAGATAGTGACAAATTTATATATCATTCCGTTGACTGCTTTTGGAGTGGGAGTAGTATTGGGACTTGTACTTATAGCAAAGCTTATAAATATGCTATTGGCAAGATATAGAAGTGTAACTCTATTCTTTATCACAGGAATAGTAATGGTATCAGTATTACAAATTTGGGTAAATCTATATAAATAAAAAAATAGATGTTGCAGGTGTTGCAACATCTATTTTCTTTCTATATTAATATGTCCATTCTCCATAGGAATATAATGCTTGTGATGAACAAAAGGGGTATTGGA
The genomic region above belongs to Fusobacterium sp. SYSU M8D902 and contains:
- a CDS encoding carbonic anhydrase — its product is MGRNNLEEILQFNREFVENKEYEKYNTTKYPDKKIAILSCMDTRLTELLPKALNLRNGDAKLIKNAGGTIIHPFGSAMRSLLICVYEFDIKEIFIVGHYDCGVSSMDTDKIIKKMIEKGVELKTLDTLLRAGIKVKKWLHGFDCVEESVRESVAKVKEHPLMPSNVAIHGLIMDPETGRLDVVIDGFKELKD
- a CDS encoding DUF368 domain-containing protein; its protein translation is MIQLFLKGIIIGIANIMPGVSGGTLAVILGVYDRLTEAIGNFPTAPTKKKIEYAKFLLQIGVGAVVGVVLFARIIEFCFTNYPRLTAGGFSLLIIPSIPYIIKGEDKRAKKNIVAFILGAILTLCFVYADYKFGKDGGSRELVTVVTTAYAIKLFVCGGVAAGAMIIPGISGSLLLLMLGEYYNILGFINKFFSNLINITSYSSIGEIVTNLYIIPLTAFGVGVVLGLVLIAKLINMLLARYRSVTLFFITGIVMVSVLQIWVNLYK